CGATGGCAGGCGGGCTCTACTCCGCCATCTGGACGGACTTCTTTCAGATCCACGTCGCCATCATCGGCTTCGTAGCCTCTGCGGCCTGGGTGATCGCTACGCGCGGCTGGCACAACCTGCTCGCCGCCATGCCGCCGGAGAAGCTCAGCCTTGCCGGCTTGACTCAGGTCGATTCCGGCGCGCTGGTCAATTGGTCGGCGATGATTTCACTCGCGTTGGGCAACGCCATGGCGCTCGACTTCATGGAGCGCGTTTTCGCCGCCAGGAGTCCGGAGACGGCCCGGAATGGCTGCTACTACGCCGGCGCGTGGACGCTCGTCATCGGAGCTTGCGCCACCATTCTTGGACTCGCTGCTATTCCCGCCCTCACCTCGGTCGATGATCCGCGCATGGTCTTGCCGCTGTTCGGATCCCTGCACCTGCCGTACTGGATGGGAATGATGGTCTTCGTCGGCGTGCTCGGCGCGTCAATGTCCACCGCCAATGGCGCCATGCTCGTGATCTCCGTGGTGCTCGCCAGGAACGTGGTGCAGCGTTGGAGCGCGCGCGAATACAGCGACTCGTTCATGCTCAGCCTCTCGCGCCTGATGGCGATTCCAACCGCGTGCGTCGCGGCGGTCGTCGCTTGGATCCGGCCCGAACCCGGCATTCTCCTCGTCGTCGCCTTCGACATCGTCTTCGCCGGCTGCGTGGCGCCGCTGTTTCTGGGCGTGTTCTGGAAGAAGGCGAACAGCGCGGCGGCAATCGCCGCAATCGTCAGCGGAACCGCGGTCCGGCTGCTGGCCCACTTCATCACCCCCGCCGCCTGGGCCGGGCTGGATACGCTCGCGCCGCCGTTGGTCAGCGGCATCGTGTTCTTCCTCGCCTGCCAGGCCACCTGGAAACAGAATCCGGGCCGGCCGGAGGCAATTACCGAATCGGCCGGCGATCCGTTCCTGCCCGAAATCGCCCAATAGCGTAAGCAGCCTCACGCGCTAGGGCGCCGGAGTCAGCGCCGCCGGGTCCAGACGCCATAGGTTCTGCTCTCGAAGGTTGCTCAGCCATACCGATCCGTGCGCGAATAGGATCGCATCGCCGCCCGGCCCGGCGTACTGGTGAGTAACTTTGTTCGTCGCCGCGTCGATCACCGTAATCGGAATCTGAAACACCGTCACCCACACCTTTCCACCGCCGGCCGAGATCTCGCCGCCGCCCCCAGGAATACCGGCCGGGATCGTCGCCGTAACCTTGCGAGTCTTCGGGTCGATCTTGGATACCGTTCCGTCTCCCTGGTTCAGAGTCCACACGAAACCCTCGCCGACGGTGAGGAAGCGCGGCCCCGGTCCGACTTCGATCCGGTCCGTGACCACGTTCTTCTTCGCGTCGATGCGTGTGAGGAGATTGCCCCCGGATTGCGTCACCCAAACAGCGCCCTCGCCAAAGTCGACCGTGTGGGAACCGGCAGCCACCGCGACTTCGGCGGTCACGGCGTTCTTCTTCGGATCAATGCGGACTACCTTCGAGCCGTCCTCTCCCGTGGCCAGCCAAACCGCGTCTTTCGAACAGGCGATGCCGCCCTCCGTGTTCGCCGGCCCCACCGGGATCGTCGCGATCAGTGTGTTCGTCCGCGCATCCACGCGGGCGACGCTCTTGTCGCCGCAGGTTGGCGCCCAGACGCTGCCGAACCCATAGGCAATTCCGCTGCAAGGCTGCTTTCCCACCTCGACGGTGGCAGTCACGGTGTTCGTCTTCGCATCGAGCCTGGAGATCGTGCCCCTCGGCTTGTTGGAAACCCACACGCCATCGGGAGAGGCAGTGGTCCAGTCCGGCACGCCCGGGACGGGAAACACCGCCGTCGGCCTCACCACGTCCATGGGTTTCTGCACTTCCTTCACACCCGGCCTGGGCGGCCTGGGCGGACGGTTGCCCTTCTTTGCCCCCTCTTGCGCGCACAGAAAGGCGGCCAGCGATACCAATAGCCATCGAGCTTTCATCGGTTCGTTCCTTCGGATCGGTGTGTCAGCCAGTGACGGGGGCCGGAGAGCTGGACGAGGCGGGGTCTATGAGGAGGATAGCAATTTTCTATTTGACCGGTTAATCGATTTTTTTTATGCTCCCCCTAGGCGGCCGTGTCGGGCCGTTAGCGTCCCTCGTGTCGGACTGCGCGCTTCGTCGCGGAACCTGAAACTCGAGGTGACGCACCAACATGAACCCGTACCTGGCAGCTGGCCTGTTGTTCGCCATCGCTTTCCTGCCTCCCTCCGCTGCCTTGGCGAAGCGGCCGAAAAACAAGACCGAGCCCGCGCTCGGTTTGCGCGCGCCCGGCGTCGCCATACCCTACGCCAATCTGAAAACGGAAGCAGAGTTCGCCGTCGTGCCTCCGTTCGGTGGCCTGCTGGTCACCGACTCAATCATCATCGGCGACGCCGCGGGTCTTCATCTCTTCTACGCAAAAACGAACAAAGCCTTTGAGCCTTCGCGCGACGTGCTCGAAGTGACGAACACCTGCGGCGGTATCGTGAACGCGTTCTCCTTCGCCTGGAGCGCACGGTGCGACACGCGCTCTATCGCGAAAGTGGAGATCCAGCCGGTCCGTCCGCCGGGAAAAGGCGGGCCCAAGAAAAACGAGGAAAACGCCAAACAACCGGAGCCGTCGGCCGAGCCGAAGCCTCCCGCGCCTCCTGGCGTCATCGCCACCGGCGCCGCTCCTGGCGCCCAGCAGGCCATCGCTGCCTCGTCCGATAGTCTCTGGCTGTTGGCCGACGACATGACCAACCTGCTCCGTGTGGACCCGGTCGAGAACATCGTCGTGTCGGAGTTGCGGCTCCCCGCCGAATGCCAGTCCATCGTATTCGCGGAGAAGTCACTCTGGGTGGCCTGCCCGGCTGAGGATCGTATCCTCCGCATCAATCCGGAAAAGAACCTCGTGGAGAAGCGGATCGAAGCCGGGCCGGAGCCGGTGGGCATTGCCGCCGGCGATTCGTCGATCTGGGTGTTTCTTCGCAAGGAGGGAAAGGTGGTGCGGCTCGACGTGAAATCGGAAAAGATTACCGCAACGATCGATGTCGGCCTGTCCGGCAGCGCCGGAACCCTGGCGTATGGCGACGGTTCGCTTTGGCTATCCGCGCCCGGAGTTCCCCTGACGAGGATCGATCCGGCGTCGGACAAGGTTGCGCAGCAGTTCCACGGCGAAGGCGGCGGCCGCGTGTTCTACGGACTTGGTTCCGTGTGGGTGGGCGGCCTGCAATCGCCGGTTCTGAAGCGTTTTGACCCGAAGCTCGTGAAAGCCACGCTCAGCGATTGAAACCCTTCCCTTTTCCGGGAAGAGTGACTATGATGAGACTGTACCCCGTCGGTAATCACCCCCGGCCTCGCTGCCATCTCCGGGTGCATGTCCCCCACCCACTTCCGTCTAACTAGCCGGCACAGGGCGGGGCGCCCTCAACGCAGGCAAGGATTTGCCGCCCCAGCTCCGTTGTGCCGGCGAGTCCTTAGAAGGCTTCGAATTCCGCCAAGGGGATTGCAATGCGTCATTCGCTTCGCGCCGTGCTGTACACCGCCACTGCGGCCGCGGTTTGCGCTCAAGGAAACGATGCCGGCTCGCTGGAATTCTTCGAGAACAAGATTAGGCCGATCCTCGCCAACAACTGCTACGGCTGCCACACGAACTCTGCGCTCGGTGGCCTGCGTGTGGACGACGCGGAGTCGCTCGCCAAAGGGGGCAAGCGCGGCCCCGCCGTCGTCCCCGGCGACCCGGCCAAGAGCCTACTGATCGCCGCCGTCAAGCAACTGGATCCATCCCTGAAGATGCCGATGGGCGACAAGCTGAAAGACTCCGAAATCGCCGCTCTCACCGCATGGGTGCAAGCCGGTGCGGTGTGGCCCAAGGCTGCTGCGCCGGCGAAGCAGTCCGGTGGAAAGTTCCGGATTCTTCCGGAAATGCGGAACTTCTGGTCGCTTAAGCCGCTCGACAACCCGGCTCCTCCCATCGTCAAGGACCGTGCGTGGCCGAAGACCGCCATCGACCGCTTCGTTCTCTCGAAACTGGAGTCGGAGTCATTGAAGCCGGTGCGCCCCGCCTCGAGGCACGACCTCATCCGGCGCGCGACCCTCGACCTGACTGGCTTGCCGCCGACGTTCGAAGAAATTCAGGCCTTTGAAGCAGACAACTCGCCCGAGGCTTTCGCCAAGGTGGTGGACAGGCTGCTCAAATCGCCGCACTACGGCGAGCGCTGGGGCCGATACTGGCTCGATGTCGCTCGCTACGGCGAAGATGACTATCGCAGCCTCAATCCTAATCCGCGCGGCTACCGGCCCTACCCGAACGCCTTCGCATACCGGGACTGGGTGATCCGCGCGTTGAACGACGACATGCCCTACGACGAGTTCGTCAAAGCGCAGTTGGCGGCCGACCAGATGGAGGAGAAGGTCCGGTACAAGAACATTGCCGCCACAGGTTTCCTCGGACTCGGGCCCTGGTACTACGACAACGGCGCGTTCGAGATCACGCGAGCCGACGAACGGCACGACCGTGTCGACGTCATCACACGCGGGTTCCTCGGAATGACCGTCGCCTGCGCCCGCTGTCACGACCATAAGTACGACCCAGTTCCGCAGACCGACTACTATTCGCTCGCTGGAGTCTTCTACAACACGATCTACGAAGAGTATCCCTTGGCGCCCAAGAAAGTCGTTGACGAGTACACCAGGCTCGAAGACGACTATGACCGTGCGCAACTGGTCCTAAAGGAAGCAAGCGAAGCTCTCTCAACCAATCTGTCCCGGGCTCTTGCCTACAAGGTCTCCGACTACCTGCTCGCCGTGTGGGAGGTGACAGGCCCTCAGCGAAAAAAGGTCGAAGACATCGTGGAGGCCCGCCGACTCGACTACGAGCAACTCGACCGCTGGATCAAGTACATGGCCCGAAAGACCACCAGGTACAAGTACAAAGAACCCTGGCAGGCCATGATCGAGGGCGGAAAGAGCACGATGCCGGAGGCCAGGAAGCTGGCTGCGAAGATGCAGGAGCGGATCGTGGCCCTGATGCTGCAGCGCAACGAGCTCGACGCCGAAAACAAAGTGATCACTGCTAAGGATCTCGATGGAACGAAACCCAAAAGAAGAACCGACAAGCCCAGTAACTTTGTCTCGTTCAAGGACTTCAACCCCGGTTCATGGCTCCAGCTGAAGGGCCTTCCGGAGGAAGACAATAACTTCTGGACCGAAATCTTTCAGCGCGAAATCGGCGAGAACGACGATCCGAACGCGATGATGGCCATGGGCCGCCGCGTCTTCAAGCCCGGCGTGCTTCTCTATCGTGGATGGGGGCTCGAGTCTCGCGTTGGACACGAGGCCCAGGAGCGGCTCAAGACACTGCAGACCGCCGTCGCCGAAATTAAGAAGAAAATCGATGCCCGGTACCCCTTCGTCCACGGCGTTCGCGACGCCGAAACCCCCGTCGATATCCAAGTGAGCCATCGCGGTGACCCAGCCAATCCCGTCGGTCCGGAGATTCGTCGTCACTTCCTCTCCGTTCTGTGCGACGGCGAACCCAAGCCGTTCTCCAAAGGGAGCGGCCGGCTGGAACTCGCCGGGCAAATCGTAAGTCAGCCCTTGGCGATGCGCGTGTTTGTGAACCGCATCTGGAAGGGACACTTCGGCACCGGCATCGTCGATACCCCAAGCAACTTCGGCTCCACCGGTGAACGCCCGGCCAATCCAGAACTCCTCGAGTACCTGGCGGCGGCGTTCCGCAAGCAGGGGATGTCGATGAAGAAGCTGCATCGCGAGATCATGCTCAGTGCCGTCTATCAGCTGTCAACCGAAAACGACGAGGCTGCTGCCGCCAAAGACTCCGCCAACCGCCTGTATTGGCGCGCGAATCGAAAACGGATGGATGCCGAGCAGATTCGAGATTCGATCATGTACGTGGCTGGCAAGCTCGATCCCGCCGTTGGTGGGCCGTCCGAAGAACTCACTCCGTCGATGCTGCGGCGCACCGTTTACGGCAAAGTAAGCCGCTACAAACCCGACGAGTACCTGATGCTGTTCGACTTCCCAAGCCCGTTGATCAGCGCTGAGAAGCGCTTCGTCACCACGGTGCCGCAGCAGCGGCTTTTCCTGATGAACAGCGACTTCATGCAGATCCAGGCGGAGGAACTCGCAAAACGCGTTGCCGCCGAGGCCACCCAACGGGACCGGATCCGCAAGGCATATGAGTTGGTCTACGGCCGCAACGCCAACGAGCAGGAGATCGCCATGGCTGTCGAGTACCTGAAGGCGGAGCCGGTCACCGAATACGAAGAACGAAGAAAAAAGGTGGCCGACAAGGACACGGCGAAGCCGGATGCGGAGAACAGCGGCAAGGCCGCCACTCCCGATCTTTCGAAGCCCGATCCAGCCGCGGCCCCGGAAGTCCCCGTCACCGAGGCGACCGGCGCAAAGGCTGAAGGAACCGAGCCGGGCGCCGGAAACCCGGTGGGTGAGGGCGCAGCGGGTGAAGGTGCGATGGGGCAAGGAATGATGGCCGGCACGGGCGGACGCCGCGGAGGTCCGCCGACTCCCCCGCCCGTCAAGTACGACGTGACCGTATGGGGCCGCTACGCAAAAGTGCTCCTGAGTTCCACCGAATTTCTGTTCATCAACTAGGAGACCATCGTGACCGGATTTCGCCGACCCCTCACCCGCCGCGAGGCGCTCCGTCAGGCAGGCACGGGTTTTGGATTCACCGCCTTCGCCAGCATGATCGGACAGTCGATCGCCCGCGCCGGAGCCATCGAAGGAGCCGACAGCCAGTCTGGCGCGGTTACACTCGACCATCCGGCCAAGGTCAAGCGGGTCATCTTTCTATTCATGAACGGCGGTTGCTCCGCCATCGATAGCTTCGACCCCAAGCCGATGCTCGACAAGTATGACGGCCAGCCCATTCCCGGAGGCGAAATCAAGACCGAGCGCCGCACCGGCGCATTGATGCGTTCGCCGTTTCAGTTCAAGAAGTACGGGCAGTGCGGCATGGACCTAAGCGAATTGTGGCCGCACCTCGGCGAAGTGGCCGACGATATCTGCTGGATTCGCTCCGTCCATACCGACATCCCCAATCACGAGCCGGCGTCGCTGATGATCAATACAGGCGGCAACCAAGCCGGCCGCCCATCCATTGGCGCCTGGCTCACCTACGGGCTCGGCGTCGAGAATCGTAATCTACCTGGCTTCGTCGTGCTCTGTCCCACCGTGCCTACCACGGTCGGCTCGCCGCTTTGGAGCAACGGATTCCTTCCGGCCATCCACCAGGGAACCTACATTTCCTCACGCCTGCAGGCGCCGGAAGGCGCGCCAATGCCGACGGATACCGGCGATGCCGCCAGTGAGGGCGAAAAGGACAAGAAGAAGCCGGTGAAGATCGAGAAGGAGTTCGATCCGAAAAAGCTGATCAGCTTCGTGAACAATCCCCGCTTCGAACTCTCGGAGCAGAAGCGCGAAATCGATCTCCTCCAAAAGCTCGAAGCGCTGAACCGCGAGCGCACCGGCGCGGACGCGTCCGTCGAGGCGACTCTCAAGTCCATGGAAATCGCCTATCGCATGCAAACCGAGGCGCCCGAGGTGTTCGATATCCGCAAAGAGTCGCAGGCCACTCTCGATCTCTACGGCCAGGGCACCACGGCGCGTGGCTGCCTCCAGGCGGTGCGGCTGGTCGAGAAAGGCGTCCGCATGGTGCAGGTCTACTACGCCAGCGGCGACCCTTGGGACGCCCACGCCGACATCCTCGCCCACAAGGCGAATGCGCGAAATTCCGATCAGCCGTTCGCCGCCGTCATCAAGGATCTGAAGCAGCGCGGCCTATGGGACGACACGCTCGTCGTGTGCGGCTCCGAGTTCGGCCGAACTCCGGTCCGCGAGGTGGGCGGCGGCGGAGGCGGCATTCGCAAGGGACGCGACCACAATCCGTTCGGATACACGATGTGGCTGGCCGGGGGAGCGGTGAAAGGCGGCGCCATCTACGGCGCCACCGACGACTTTGGATTCAAGGCCGTCGAGAGGCCCGTCCACGTCCACGACATTCACGCCACCATTCTTCACCTCCTGGGGATCAATCACCTCAAGCTCACCTATCGCTATAGCGGAAGGGATTTCCGCCTCACCGACGTCGCCGGCAACGTCCTCCACGACATCGTCGCCTAGCCTGTCCGCTGCCCCGGCTCCGCTGTACCGCCGAAAGCTCGCGAGTGCACGGGGCCGCCGCGCGGCGCTCGCCTTGACACGGTTCCGATGCATATGAAAGCCTTGTTGCATCGGCACTTCATGACGATTCGCACCGCGCTTGTCTCCCTCCTCGCAGTTTGCGCCGCCTCGGCCCAGGATGTCCCCAGCTTCAAACCACAGCAGCGCCGTTGGTGGGCCATCCAGCCAGTACGCAAGCCTGCGCCGCCCGAACTCGACGCGGCTGGTCTCCGCTGGGCTCGCAACGAAATTGACCGTTTCATCTACGACAAGCTGCGCGGCAACGGAATCAGCCCCAGCGCGCCGGCGGACCGCGCCGCGTTCCTACGCCGAGCGACCCTCGACCTCACCGGGATCCCGCCAACTCCCGCCGAAGCCCAGGCATTTCTCGCCGACAAACGACCCAACGCCGAAGAGCGTCTCGTCGACCGCCTGCTCGAAAGTCCGAGATACGGCGAACGCTGGGGACGCCACTGGCTCGACGTCGTCCGCTACGCTGACAGCGACGGTTTCAAACAGGACGACACCCGCCCGAACATGTGGCGGTATCGCGATTGGGTCATCCAGAGCTTCAATGACGACAAGCCCTACGACCGCTTCGTGAAAGAGCAAATCGCCGCCGACGAGCTATACCCCGGTGACCGCAAAGCGCTTCCAGGGCTCGGCTTCCTTCGTCTGTTCGAGGACGAGTTCAACCAGGCCAACATCCCACTGCGCCGCCAGGAACTCCTCAACGATCTCACCGACAACACTTCCTTCGCGTTCCTCGGTGTGACGATGGCGTGCGCCCGCTGCCACGACCACAAGTTCGACCCGCTCCTGCATCGCGACTATTACCGCCTGCAGGCCTTCTTCTCCAACATCCGCATCGACGACGAAGCCTCCACGGCATCGCCCGAGGAGATCGCCCGTTACGACAAGGCGATGGCTGCCTGGCGCGCCGCCGCCAAGCCCGTGCTCGATCAAATCGACGAGTTGCTGGCAGTGCCGCGCGCCGCCTACCGTAAGGAATACACGGATCGCTTTCCGCCGGAAGTGCAAACCGTCATCCGCATGCCTGCCGCCAGGCGCTCCCCGCTTGACTGGCAGATCTACCACAAAGCGATCACGCAGGTGGAAGTCCCCGACGAAACGGTGGCGAAGAAACTGAAAACCGCCGGCCGCGACCAATACAAGAAGCTCCTCGCCGAACTCGATCAATACAAGCACCTGCTGCCCAAGCCCCTCCCGCGCCTTCAAATCATGCGCGATCAGGCCGTCGACGCCCCGCCCACACACGTCCTGCGCGCCGGCGCCGTTGGCGCGTTCATCGAAGAAGCGCCGCCCGGCTTTCCCAGCATCCTCGATCCGGCGCCGGCCCAAGTCACTGCGTTGCCGGACATGCAATCGAGCGGTCGCCGTTCGGCGCTCGCCAACTGGCTCGCCGATGCAAACAACCCCCTCACCACGCGCGTGATCGTAAACCGCGTTTGGCACTACCATTTCGGCCGCGGCATCGTGGGCACGCCGAACGACTTCGGAACCATGGGCGAGCGCCCCTCCAACCGCGACCTGCTCGATTGGCTCACCGCCACCTTCACCTCCGACGACGGCTGGAGCCTGAAGAAGCTCCACCGCCGGATCTTACTGAGCGCCGCCTACCGGCAATCGTCGGACTTCCGGGAAGACGCCGCCGCCACCGACGCCGACAACCGCCTGCTCTGGCGCTACCCGCGCCGCCGCCTCGAAGCTGAAGCCATCCGGGACTCCATGCTCGCCGTTTCGGGCCTGCTCGATCCGGCCATGGGTGGTCCGGGCGTGTTCCCCAGCGTCCCCTCAGGTACGGAGATTCAGGAGGGCCGCCACTGGCGCAAGTCCACCGGACCCGCCGACGAATATCGCGCGAGCGTCTACATCTTTGCTCGCCGCCTCGTGCGCTATCCGATGCTCGAAAGCTTCGACGCCCCTTTGGCGATCGATAGCTGCGGCCGCCGCCAGGAAACCGTGACTCCGGACCAGGCCCTCGAACTGCTGAACGGCGAAGCCGCCGGAAGATTCGCCGCCGCTCTGGCCAGGCGCGTGAGCAACGATGCCGGCCAAACCCGGGATGCCATCGTCGATCGCGCGTTCCGGATGACGCTGGGCCGGACGCCATCCGTGCCGGAGCGCGAACGCAGCGTGGCGCTGCTCGCCAAGGGCGGCGACGCGGCGGTCGAAGATATGTGCCTCTCCTTGCTCAGTTCGAGTGAGTTTCTCTACATTGACTGACATGAGCCGCCCACCTTCCCGCATCGATCTCACGCGCCGCACGCTCCTCCGCGGCGCCGGCAGCGGACTCGGCGCAATCGCGATGTCCGCGATGCTGGCTGAAGAATCGCAGGCCGCCGCCCTCCACGATCCCACATTCCCACGCGCGCCCCACCACGCGCCAAAGGCCAAGGCCGTGATCTTCCTCTTCATGGAAGGCGCGCCCAGTCACATTGACCTGTTCGATCCCAAACCGAAGCTCAACGAGCTGAACGGCCAGCCGATGCCCGAGAGCTTCGGCCGTCCCATCACCGCCATGGGCACCGCGAACAACACGCTCATGGGCAGCCCGCGGCACTGGAAGCAGCACGGACAAAGCGGCATCTGGATCAGCGAACTTTTGCCGCACATTGCCCGCCACGCCGACAAACTGGCGGTTCTCCGTTCTTGCCAATCCGACGGGCTGAATCACGCCGGCGGCGTCAGCCAGATGAACACCGGCAGCATCCTCTCCGGCCGGCCCAGTCTCGGCGCCTGGGTTACCTACGGCCTCGGCACGGGCAACAAGAACCTTCCCACTTTCGTCAGCATGATCGACGAACGTGAGCCCTTCGGCAACGCCAAGAACTGGGGATCCGGCTTTCTGCCGGCCGTGTACCAGGGAACGCTGTTCCGTTCCGGGGCCAACCCAATCCTGAATACGCAACTCCGCGATGGCTACACGCCGGAGCGGCAACGCGCGCAACTCGAGTATCTGCAGGCGCAGAATCGGGAGTACGCTGCCCGCCATTCCGACGACTCCGGACTGGAAGCGAGAATCCGAAGCTTTGAGCTCGCCTACGCGCTCCAGAAATCCGGGCCCGAGGCCGTCGACCTGTCCCGGGAATCGGATCAGACCAAAGAGATGTACGGGCTCAATCAGCCTGAGACCGTCGTCTTCGGCCGCAACTGCCTGCTTGGCCGCCGCCTCCTCGAACGAGGTGTTCGCTTCGTCGAACTCTATTGTGGATCGGGCAGCGGTTGGGATGCCCACACCAATCTCGAAGGCAATCATAAGAAGTGGTGCAAGGCGTCGGACCAGCCCGTGGCCGCGCTCCTCACGGATCTGGATCGACGCGGCATGCTCGAAGACACCCTCGTCGTCTGGGGCGGGGAATTCGGCCGGACACCATTCAACGAGAAAGGCGACGGCCGCGATCACAATCCCTGGGGCTTCTCGATGTTCTTCGCCGGCGGTGGCGTCAAAGGCGGGCAAACCATCGGCGCCACCGACGAGATCGGGCTCCGCGCGGTGGAGCGGCACGCCCACGTCACCGACATCCACGCCTCTATTCTCTGGCTCCTCGGCCTAGATCACCTCCGCCTCACCTACCTCCACAACGGGCGTGCCGAACGGCCCACGGGCGTCACCGGCGAGAACATCGTCAAGGAGCTCTGGACCTAGCCACAGTCGCACGATTCAGGCGTCTTGGGGGGAAACAAATCACCCCCTCGCCTTCACTACAATAGAAGAACACCGCATGTCAAAAACTCATTCCGATATCGGACTGGTCGGACTGGCCGTAATGGGTCAAAACCTCGCCCTGAACATTGCCGACCACGGATTCCGCATCAGCGTCTACAACCGAACCACCGAGACGATGGAGAAATTCGTCGTTGAGAATCCAGACACGCCCGGCGGCCTTCACGGCGCGGCAACCCTCGAGGATTTCGTTGCGTCGTTGGCCAAGCCCCGCAAGATCATCATCCTCGTCAAGGCTGGCGGCCCCACCGATGCGGTGATCAACAGCCTCCTCCCGCTGCTCGACCAGGGCGACATCATCATCGACGGTGGCAATGCCCTTTGGACCGACACGATCCGCCGCGAAAAGGATCTCGCCGCGAAGGGCTTCCGCTTCATCGGTTCCGGCGTCAGCGGCGGTGAGGAGGGAGCGCGCTTCGGCCCCTCGCTGATGCCCGGCGGCGATCCGGAAGCCTATAAGGAACTCGAACCCGTCTGGAACGCCATTGCCGCCAAAGTCGACGCCCAAACCGGCCGGCCGTTGACCGGCGCAGCGCCTGGAAAGCCGATCGAAGGCGGTGTCCCCTGCGCCGCCTACATCGGGCCCAATGGCGCTGGCCACTACGTCAAGATGGTCCACAACGGCATCGAGTACGGCGACATGCAGATGATCTGCGAGGCGTATCACATGATGCGCACTCTGCTCGGTATGTCGGCCGAAGACTGCGGCCACGTATTCGCCGAGTGGAACAATGGCGTGCTGGACTCATTCCTCATCGAGATCACCGCCGACATCCTCCAGCAAAAGGACCCGGCTACCGGCGGAGCCTTCGTCGACATCGTCCTCGATACCGCCGGGCAGAAGGGCACCGGAAAGTGGACCTCGGTGAACGCGCTCGACATGGGCGTTCCCGCGCCCACCGTCGCCGAGGCCGTCTTCGCCCGCTGCATCAGCGCGATCAAGGATGAACGCGTCGCCGCCTCGAAAGTGCTGCGCGGACCCCACAACGCCTTCACCGGCGACCGCCGCCATTTCATCCAGGCCATCCACGACGCCCTCTACTGTTCCAAGATCTGCTCCTACGCGCAGGGTTTCCAGTTGATGCGCACCGCCCAGGCCGAGTACAACTGGACCCTCGACTTCGGCCGCATCGCTCAAATCTGGCGCGGAGGCTGCATCATCCGCGCCCGCTTCCTCCAAAAGATCACCGAGGCCTACGGCCGCAACGCCGGGCTGGTGAATCTCCTCCTCGATCCGTTCTTCCAAAGCGAAGTCGAGCGCTGCCAAAGCAACTGGCGTTCGGTGGTGGCCGCCGCCGCGGTCCATGGCATCCCCGCGCCAACTTTCTACTCCGCGCTCGCCTACTACGACTCCTACCGGTCCGAACGGCTGCCCGCCAACCTCCTCCAGGGACAGCGTGACTTCTTCGGCGCCCACACCTACGAACGGGTCGATGCGCCGCGCGGTAAGTTCTTCCACATCGACTGGCCGGAGCCTGGCCGCCCGCAGATCGAAGCCTGACGCTCCGCTTGACTGTGGAGAATAATTATCGTTGAATAGTAGCTATGAAGCAGGAATTGCTCTCCCACCGTATGGAGCGATTCCGGGAGCGTTGCGCCGCGGCCGGGCTGACCGTCACGCATCAGCGTGCGGTCATCTACGAAACGTTGTGCGCGGCCTCCTCGCATCCCACTCCGGAAGCCGTGTACGAGGCGGTCCGGGAGAAGATTCCCGCCATCTCGCTCGCCACCGTCTACAAGTCGATCCGGACGTTTCTCGACGTCGGTGTGTTGCGGGAGGTGAACCTCCTGCACGATACGCAGCGGCTCGACGCGAATCTCGCCCCGCACCATCACTTGGTTTGCGAACGGTGCCGCGGCGTAGTGGATGTTTCGGAGGATACATTGGCGCCGCTCGAGGTTCGCGGGCGGTTGCCCGGCAAGTTTCGCGCCCGGCAGTTTCGGGTGGAGATCCTGGGTCTGTGCGCCCAGTGCTCGAGTTTGAATGATTCGTAGAAAGGGAA
This DNA window, taken from Bryobacteraceae bacterium, encodes the following:
- a CDS encoding DUF1501 domain-containing protein, whose amino-acid sequence is MTGFRRPLTRREALRQAGTGFGFTAFASMIGQSIARAGAIEGADSQSGAVTLDHPAKVKRVIFLFMNGGCSAIDSFDPKPMLDKYDGQPIPGGEIKTERRTGALMRSPFQFKKYGQCGMDLSELWPHLGEVADDICWIRSVHTDIPNHEPASLMINTGGNQAGRPSIGAWLTYGLGVENRNLPGFVVLCPTVPTTVGSPLWSNGFLPAIHQGTYISSRLQAPEGAPMPTDTGDAASEGEKDKKKPVKIEKEFDPKKLISFVNNPRFELSEQKREIDLLQKLEALNRERTGADASVEATLKSMEIAYRMQTEAPEVFDIRKESQATLDLYGQGTTARGCLQAVRLVEKGVRMVQVYYASGDPWDAHADILAHKANARNSDQPFAAVIKDLKQRGLWDDTLVVCGSEFGRTPVREVGGGGGGIRKGRDHNPFGYTMWLAGGAVKGGAIYGATDDFGFKAVERPVHVHDIHATILHLLGINHLKLTYRYSGRDFRLTDVAGNVLHDIVA
- a CDS encoding PSD1 and planctomycete cytochrome C domain-containing protein encodes the protein MRHSLRAVLYTATAAAVCAQGNDAGSLEFFENKIRPILANNCYGCHTNSALGGLRVDDAESLAKGGKRGPAVVPGDPAKSLLIAAVKQLDPSLKMPMGDKLKDSEIAALTAWVQAGAVWPKAAAPAKQSGGKFRILPEMRNFWSLKPLDNPAPPIVKDRAWPKTAIDRFVLSKLESESLKPVRPASRHDLIRRATLDLTGLPPTFEEIQAFEADNSPEAFAKVVDRLLKSPHYGERWGRYWLDVARYGEDDYRSLNPNPRGYRPYPNAFAYRDWVIRALNDDMPYDEFVKAQLAADQMEEKVRYKNIAATGFLGLGPWYYDNGAFEITRADERHDRVDVITRGFLGMTVACARCHDHKYDPVPQTDYYSLAGVFYNTIYEEYPLAPKKVVDEYTRLEDDYDRAQLVLKEASEALSTNLSRALAYKVSDYLLAVWEVTGPQRKKVEDIVEARRLDYEQLDRWIKYMARKTTRYKYKEPWQAMIEGGKSTMPEARKLAAKMQERIVALMLQRNELDAENKVITAKDLDGTKPKRRTDKPSNFVSFKDFNPGSWLQLKGLPEEDNNFWTEIFQREIGENDDPNAMMAMGRRVFKPGVLLYRGWGLESRVGHEAQERLKTLQTAVAEIKKKIDARYPFVHGVRDAETPVDIQVSHRGDPANPVGPEIRRHFLSVLCDGEPKPFSKGSGRLELAGQIVSQPLAMRVFVNRIWKGHFGTGIVDTPSNFGSTGERPANPELLEYLAAAFRKQGMSMKKLHREIMLSAVYQLSTENDEAAAAKDSANRLYWRANRKRMDAEQIRDSIMYVAGKLDPAVGGPSEELTPSMLRRTVYGKVSRYKPDEYLMLFDFPSPLISAEKRFVTTVPQQRLFLMNSDFMQIQAEELAKRVAAEATQRDRIRKAYELVYGRNANEQEIAMAVEYLKAEPVTEYEERRKKVADKDTAKPDAENSGKAATPDLSKPDPAAAPEVPVTEATGAKAEGTEPGAGNPVGEGAAGEGAMGQGMMAGTGGRRGGPPTPPPVKYDVTVWGRYAKVLLSSTEFLFIN
- a CDS encoding YncE family protein — translated: MKARWLLVSLAAFLCAQEGAKKGNRPPRPPRPGVKEVQKPMDVVRPTAVFPVPGVPDWTTASPDGVWVSNKPRGTISRLDAKTNTVTATVEVGKQPCSGIAYGFGSVWAPTCGDKSVARVDARTNTLIATIPVGPANTEGGIACSKDAVWLATGEDGSKVVRIDPKKNAVTAEVAVAAGSHTVDFGEGAVWVTQSGGNLLTRIDAKKNVVTDRIEVGPGPRFLTVGEGFVWTLNQGDGTVSKIDPKTRKVTATIPAGIPGGGGEISAGGGKVWVTVFQIPITVIDAATNKVTHQYAGPGGDAILFAHGSVWLSNLREQNLWRLDPAALTPAP